In one window of Pseudomonadota bacterium DNA:
- a CDS encoding type II toxin-antitoxin system Phd/YefM family antitoxin, whose product MFHIVAKDAKNRFGQLLTSAMKGPVTIDKNNKPVAVLISTDEYKRLEKVEEDFLALKAQSALKEGFIGIEESEIFLKELLNA is encoded by the coding sequence ATGTTCCATATTGTTGCTAAAGATGCAAAAAACCGTTTTGGACAATTGTTAACAAGTGCCATGAAAGGGCCTGTTACAATTGATAAAAACAACAAACCTGTTGCTGTTCTTATCTCAACAGATGAGTATAAACGGCTTGAAAAAGTTGAAGAAGATTTTTTAGCACTTAAAGCACAATCTGCACTTAAAGAGGGCTTTATTGGGATTGAAGAAAGTGAAATTTTCTTAAAAGAATTGCTCAATGCTTAA
- a CDS encoding type II toxin-antitoxin system RelE/ParE family toxin has protein sequence MLKINFSKSAQKILKSLSPKHKHQCALKIQELILKPLPNDVKSIKGTSFLRVSVGEYRIVYQYTKENLEVLLLDKRNNDL, from the coding sequence ATGCTTAAAATTAATTTTTCTAAATCAGCGCAGAAAATTTTAAAATCTCTTTCTCCTAAGCACAAACATCAATGCGCCTTAAAGATACAAGAGTTAATCTTAAAGCCCCTTCCAAATGATGTTAAGTCTATAAAAGGGACTTCTTTTTTAAGAGTTTCTGTAGGAGAATATCGAATTGTTTATCAGTACACGAAAGAAAATTTAGAAGTTCTTCTTCTCGACAAGCGCAATAATGATTTATGA
- a CDS encoding DUF2442 domain-containing protein, with translation MDNKFKIVNCSAQENYILKITFADGETGFVDLAHLVGKGVFSLWNNINEFKKVSIDPIVKTVCWEGEIDLDPITIREHLSISHKRSLA, from the coding sequence ATGGACAATAAATTTAAAATTGTAAATTGTAGCGCTCAAGAAAATTATATTTTAAAAATTACTTTTGCTGACGGAGAAACTGGTTTCGTAGATTTGGCCCATCTCGTTGGAAAAGGTGTGTTTTCTCTCTGGAATAATATTAATGAATTTAAAAAAGTATCTATAGACCCTATTGTAAAAACGGTTTGCTGGGAAGGAGAGATTGATCTCGACCCTATAACTATCAGAGAACATCTTTCTATCTCACATAAAAGGAGTCTTGCCTAG
- a CDS encoding iron-sulfur cluster assembly accessory protein, with the protein MPSEFTITPKAQDQLKKVLSKTGDSPKKNIRFRILVEGGGCAGFQYVFKMDDTYNKEDQIYGEEPGEVIIDDISLGLLKGASLDYEEELIGSQFVIKNNPQATTSCGCKTSFSVI; encoded by the coding sequence GTGCCAAGCGAGTTTACAATAACGCCTAAAGCTCAAGATCAGTTAAAAAAGGTTCTTTCTAAAACGGGAGACTCTCCTAAAAAAAATATAAGATTTCGTATTTTAGTAGAAGGAGGCGGATGTGCTGGGTTTCAGTATGTTTTCAAAATGGATGACACTTACAATAAAGAAGATCAGATTTATGGAGAAGAGCCTGGAGAAGTTATTATTGATGACATTTCTTTAGGGCTTTTGAAAGGAGCTTCTTTAGATTATGAAGAAGAGCTCATTGGCTCCCAGTTTGTGATTAAAAACAATCCGCAAGCAACAACTTCTTGCGGATGCAAGACCTCTTTTTCTGTGATTTAA
- a CDS encoding arginine--tRNA ligase has protein sequence MNLFRDLHHRLLTLLSELQQENTLPTPCEFSKVSLESPKDETHGDMSTNAALVLAKSSSLSFQDFIETLKKKISAFECVTSVESAGPGFINMRLSDDFWRSYLKKILENGPSYGKSNEGTGKTVNVEYVSVNPTGPMHAGHGRVAVVGDALATLLENVGYRVIREYYVNDAGGQADTLARSVYIRYLEALGEKVPPIPEGLYPGSYLIPVGEALAKQYGALYKNTPESEWLETFRAFSVKAMMDLIRSDLNLLGIHHDVFTSENELLHKGVVAHMIETLKKENLVYTGILEAPKGKVPEDWEARPQLLFKSTLFGDDIDRPLQKSDGSWTYFAKDIACHYDKYSRTQGALYNVWGADHGGYVKRIKAAVEALSHGKNHLEVILCQMVNLMENGIPLKMSKRSGTFITLQEVIEKVGKDVFRLIILMRKSDAPFDFDFSKVLEKSTENPVFYIQYAHARIQSVKRQALETFPNLDLTPDGLLKASLSSLQEAEEINLIKILSSWPRHIELAASSLEPHRIGFFLHNLAAHFHALWNMGKENTELRFIHPQSLEKTQDRLVLLTCIAQVISNGLQLLGVQALDEMR, from the coding sequence GTGAATCTTTTTCGTGATCTTCATCATCGCCTTTTAACCCTTCTAAGTGAGCTTCAACAAGAAAATACTCTACCCACGCCCTGTGAATTCTCAAAGGTGTCTTTGGAGTCTCCAAAAGATGAAACCCATGGTGATATGTCAACGAATGCAGCTCTTGTTCTTGCAAAATCTTCTTCTTTATCTTTCCAAGATTTTATTGAAACACTTAAAAAAAAGATATCTGCCTTTGAATGTGTAACATCGGTTGAAAGTGCAGGACCTGGATTTATTAATATGCGGCTTTCCGATGATTTTTGGCGCAGTTACTTAAAAAAAATTTTAGAAAACGGCCCTTCGTATGGAAAATCCAACGAAGGCACTGGTAAAACTGTCAATGTTGAGTATGTCTCCGTGAACCCAACAGGCCCAATGCATGCAGGGCATGGACGGGTGGCTGTTGTTGGAGATGCTCTTGCGACACTTCTTGAAAATGTTGGATATCGTGTTATTCGGGAATATTACGTTAATGATGCGGGAGGGCAAGCCGATACACTTGCAAGATCCGTATATATCCGTTATTTAGAAGCTCTTGGAGAAAAAGTCCCCCCTATCCCTGAAGGCCTTTATCCCGGAAGTTACCTTATTCCTGTGGGAGAAGCTTTGGCCAAACAATATGGTGCTCTTTATAAAAATACACCCGAATCAGAATGGCTTGAAACTTTCCGTGCTTTTTCTGTCAAGGCCATGATGGACCTTATTCGAAGTGATTTAAATCTTCTCGGCATTCATCACGACGTTTTTACTTCTGAAAATGAACTCCTTCACAAAGGCGTCGTTGCACATATGATCGAAACACTTAAAAAAGAGAATCTTGTCTATACAGGTATTCTAGAAGCACCAAAAGGAAAAGTTCCAGAAGATTGGGAGGCAAGACCACAACTTCTTTTTAAATCAACGCTTTTTGGAGATGATATCGATCGGCCTCTTCAAAAATCTGATGGATCTTGGACGTATTTTGCAAAAGATATCGCCTGTCATTATGATAAATATAGCCGTACACAAGGTGCTCTTTACAATGTGTGGGGAGCAGATCATGGCGGATATGTTAAACGCATTAAAGCGGCCGTTGAAGCCCTTTCCCATGGAAAAAATCATCTTGAAGTCATTTTGTGTCAAATGGTTAATTTAATGGAAAATGGAATTCCTTTAAAAATGTCCAAGCGTTCCGGAACATTTATCACGCTTCAAGAAGTCATTGAAAAAGTTGGAAAAGATGTCTTCCGACTTATTATTTTAATGCGTAAAAGTGATGCCCCTTTTGATTTTGATTTTTCCAAAGTTCTTGAAAAGTCGACTGAAAATCCTGTTTTTTATATTCAATATGCCCATGCACGTATTCAATCTGTGAAAAGGCAAGCCTTAGAAACGTTTCCCAATCTTGATTTAACACCTGACGGCCTCCTTAAAGCTTCTCTTTCATCTCTTCAAGAGGCAGAAGAAATTAATTTAATTAAAATTCTCTCTTCTTGGCCCCGGCATATTGAGCTTGCAGCTTCCTCTTTAGAGCCACATCGTATTGGTTTTTTCCTCCATAATCTTGCCGCTCATTTTCATGCGCTTTGGAATATGGGAAAAGAAAATACCGAACTTCGTTTTATTCATCCTCAGTCTCTTGAAAAAACACAAGATCGCTTGGTTCTTTTAACGTGTATTGCTCAAGTTATTTCAAATGGTCTTCAACTTTTGGGTGTGCAAGCACTTGATGAAATGCGTTAG
- a CDS encoding SPOR domain-containing protein, which translates to MKIFLALGCLSLLLISLLFWGILNKESHHSSSSLYSAPLLKPDYETFKIKSQNPGGSPILHQDKEIYNQLIKKEEKLETPDEDFSAFLTDPTSFLEEGTEILKDQPLPPPSLESLYDPETNFPSPKESTPQSWSDIFEELMEQGIEPAASVQNSQFYCVTLPPVQDKEHAHTEWRRLRSKNKLLLQNLPMTITRDEKLEGKVQFQIQIGAFKSESEAENICLVLQNQKIPCYITVIKGS; encoded by the coding sequence ATGAAGATTTTTCTTGCATTAGGATGCCTAAGCCTTCTTTTGATAAGTCTTCTTTTTTGGGGAATTCTTAATAAAGAATCACATCATTCTTCATCGTCTCTCTATTCGGCTCCTCTTCTTAAACCTGATTATGAAACGTTCAAAATAAAATCTCAAAACCCAGGAGGATCACCTATTCTCCATCAAGATAAAGAAATTTATAATCAACTTATCAAAAAAGAAGAAAAATTAGAAACCCCAGACGAAGACTTTTCTGCATTTCTAACCGATCCAACCTCCTTTTTAGAGGAAGGTACGGAAATTCTCAAAGATCAGCCTTTACCGCCCCCTTCTCTTGAATCTCTTTATGATCCTGAAACAAATTTCCCTTCTCCAAAAGAAAGCACCCCTCAATCTTGGTCAGACATATTTGAAGAGCTTATGGAGCAAGGTATTGAACCAGCTGCTTCTGTCCAAAATTCTCAGTTTTACTGTGTTACACTTCCTCCTGTTCAAGATAAAGAACATGCACACACAGAATGGAGACGGCTTCGTTCAAAGAATAAACTTCTTCTTCAAAATCTGCCCATGACAATTACAAGAGATGAAAAATTAGAAGGGAAAGTTCAATTTCAAATTCAAATTGGTGCCTTTAAATCAGAATCTGAAGCAGAAAATATTTGCTTGGTTTTGCAAAACCAAAAAATCCCTTGTTATATCACAGTAATAAAAGGATCTTAA
- a CDS encoding site-2 protease family protein → MDTFFFILKNVFLLGFPVILAITLHESAHGFVALQCGDKTAYERGRISLNPFKHIDLFGTILLPAFLIIVHAPFIFGYAKPVPVNFNALKNPRWDTLKVAAAGPLTNIFLAYFSALAFYVIPFFPDFLFTDFKTFLSTSIQINCILAIFNMLPILPLDGGRILGALLPPTLGKRFLHLERYGMIILLVLISFPFLTSALLGFPIPLLSWILFPFLNGLLDIIRILSGIPIAFL, encoded by the coding sequence ATGGACACATTTTTCTTCATTCTTAAAAATGTTTTTCTCCTTGGATTTCCTGTTATCCTCGCTATTACGCTTCATGAATCAGCACATGGATTTGTAGCTCTTCAGTGTGGAGATAAAACTGCTTATGAAAGAGGAAGAATTTCTTTAAATCCATTCAAACATATTGATCTTTTTGGAACAATCCTATTACCAGCATTTCTCATAATTGTGCATGCTCCTTTTATTTTTGGATATGCAAAACCCGTGCCTGTTAATTTTAATGCTCTTAAAAATCCAAGGTGGGATACTCTTAAAGTTGCAGCAGCTGGCCCTTTAACAAATATTTTTCTTGCCTACTTTTCTGCCCTTGCATTTTATGTTATCCCTTTCTTTCCTGATTTTTTATTTACAGATTTTAAAACATTTTTGTCTACCTCCATTCAAATTAATTGTATTTTAGCTATTTTTAACATGCTTCCCATTCTGCCACTTGATGGCGGACGTATTTTAGGGGCCCTCCTTCCTCCAACACTCGGAAAACGCTTTTTACATCTTGAACGTTATGGTATGATTATTCTTCTTGTTTTAATTTCTTTTCCTTTTTTAACGTCAGCCCTTTTAGGATTTCCGATTCCTCTTCTGTCATGGATTCTTTTTCCTTTCCTTAACGGGCTTCTTGATATAATAAGGATCTTAAGCGGTATACCCATCGCATTTCTTTAA
- the tatA gene encoding twin-arginine translocase TatA/TatE family subunit, producing the protein MSIGFWQIILILLIVLIVFGSGKLPKVMEDLAKGIKSFRDGMNLEDHPPHQEKSGHSLEKLPSYKKKKGSSSKVKKP; encoded by the coding sequence ATGAGTATCGGATTTTGGCAAATCATTTTAATCCTCTTGATCGTGCTAATTGTTTTTGGATCTGGAAAACTTCCGAAGGTAATGGAAGATCTTGCGAAAGGAATTAAATCTTTTCGGGATGGTATGAATCTAGAAGATCACCCTCCCCATCAAGAAAAATCAGGACATTCCTTAGAAAAACTTCCCTCTTATAAAAAAAAGAAGGGCTCTTCTTCCAAAGTAAAAAAGCCTTGA